Proteins from a genomic interval of Streptomyces fodineus:
- a CDS encoding cytochrome P450, giving the protein MTPLRYPDGHVGHLVTGLQTARSVLTDPRFSSLPAGKRSPVKVPGSELSTDALPAGMFVNMDPPEHTRYRRLLSKHFTIRRVRQLRPRIQEMTDRLLDEMANRGGPVDLVQAFAKPLPTLVTSELLGLPETDRAQFGHHVDVLFSLSSSGEEMQQSMTALGGMLHALIAAARKHPGPDILGRLTVETDLTDEELLGITIVLLIAGLETTTNMLALGTYALLRHPEQLAALRADWSLMDDAVEELLRYLSVVQIGPIRVAAEDFVFEGQSIRKGQVVTVSLPAANRDPLGFEDPDTFDIRRGTTRHVAFGTGPHQCMGHHLARLELAIGYESLLRRFPRLELAVPAQEIGTREMMVTYGVLELPVRW; this is encoded by the coding sequence ATGACCCCGCTGCGGTACCCCGATGGGCACGTCGGCCACCTGGTCACCGGCCTGCAGACCGCGCGGTCCGTGCTGACCGACCCCCGGTTCAGCTCCTTGCCGGCCGGGAAGCGTTCTCCGGTGAAGGTGCCGGGTTCCGAGCTGAGCACCGACGCACTGCCCGCGGGCATGTTCGTCAACATGGACCCGCCCGAGCACACCCGCTACCGCCGTCTGCTGAGCAAGCACTTCACCATCCGTCGCGTACGGCAACTCCGTCCGCGTATCCAGGAGATGACGGATCGCCTGCTGGACGAGATGGCGAACCGGGGCGGCCCGGTGGACCTGGTACAGGCCTTCGCCAAGCCCCTGCCCACGCTGGTCACCTCGGAACTGCTCGGGCTGCCGGAGACGGACCGTGCACAGTTCGGGCATCACGTCGACGTCCTCTTCAGCCTCTCCAGCAGCGGAGAGGAGATGCAACAGTCGATGACGGCCCTCGGCGGCATGCTCCACGCCCTGATCGCAGCCGCACGCAAGCACCCGGGCCCGGACATCCTCGGCAGGCTCACCGTCGAGACCGACCTGACCGACGAAGAGCTGCTCGGGATCACGATCGTTCTTCTCATCGCCGGCCTGGAGACCACGACCAACATGCTGGCGCTGGGCACCTACGCCCTGCTGCGCCACCCCGAGCAGCTGGCCGCCCTGCGCGCCGACTGGTCGCTGATGGACGACGCCGTCGAAGAGCTGCTGCGCTACCTCAGCGTGGTGCAGATCGGACCGATCCGCGTGGCCGCCGAGGACTTCGTGTTCGAAGGGCAGTCCATCCGCAAGGGCCAGGTCGTCACGGTGTCGCTGCCCGCAGCCAACCGTGACCCGCTGGGCTTCGAAGACCCCGACACCTTCGACATCCGCCGCGGCACGACCCGGCACGTGGCCTTCGGCACCGGTCCCCACCAGTGCATGGGTCACCACTTGGCCCGCCTGGAACTCGCCATCGGCTACGAGTCGTTGCTGCGCCGCTTTCCCCGGCTGGAGCTCGCCGTTCCGGCGCAGGAGATCGGCACCCGGGAGATGATGGTGACGTACGGCGTCCTGGAGCTGCCCGTGCGCTGGTGA
- the sbnA gene encoding 2,3-diaminopropionate biosynthesis protein SbnA, with protein MPVVSAPYDFNQGDLFVALESICGYPLHLKCEAFNFAGSIKLKAAKEMVESAERDGILAPDSVLVESSSGNLGVALSMIAASKGYRFLCVTDSRCNLSTRLLMEAVGSEVHIVADQDSNGGFLGTRIEYVRALCAADDRYVWLSQYTNEGNWWAHYRTTGPEIARQFPELDVLFVGAGTTGTLMGCARYFRQWHRPVRIVAVDSVGSVAFGGEPGRRMIPGLGMSMRPPLLDESYVDEVIRVEERDTIRMCQRMARRGFLFGGSTGTVVSAATDWLARHDRHAVTAVAIAPDLGERYLDTVYQTNWLQDLYGDQILETVDTADTVQADALSQEA; from the coding sequence GTGCCTGTCGTCTCGGCTCCGTACGACTTCAACCAGGGTGATCTCTTCGTCGCTCTGGAGTCGATCTGCGGATACCCGCTCCATTTGAAGTGCGAGGCCTTCAACTTCGCCGGCTCCATCAAACTCAAGGCCGCGAAGGAGATGGTGGAAAGCGCCGAACGTGACGGAATCCTGGCACCGGATTCCGTCCTCGTCGAGTCGTCCTCCGGGAACCTGGGCGTGGCGCTCAGCATGATCGCCGCGAGCAAGGGCTACCGGTTCCTGTGTGTGACGGACTCCCGGTGCAACCTCTCGACCAGACTGCTGATGGAAGCGGTCGGCAGCGAGGTGCACATCGTTGCCGACCAGGACTCCAACGGCGGCTTCCTGGGCACGCGAATCGAGTACGTCCGCGCGCTGTGCGCCGCCGACGACCGGTACGTCTGGCTCAGTCAGTACACCAATGAGGGCAACTGGTGGGCGCACTACCGCACGACGGGTCCGGAGATCGCCCGCCAGTTCCCGGAACTGGACGTCCTCTTCGTCGGGGCGGGCACCACCGGGACCCTGATGGGCTGCGCGCGCTACTTCCGGCAGTGGCACCGGCCCGTGCGGATCGTCGCCGTGGACAGCGTCGGATCCGTGGCGTTCGGCGGCGAGCCGGGCCGCCGGATGATCCCCGGCCTCGGGATGAGCATGCGACCGCCGCTGCTCGACGAGTCCTATGTGGACGAGGTGATCCGAGTGGAGGAGAGGGACACCATCCGTATGTGTCAGCGCATGGCCAGACGCGGCTTCCTCTTCGGCGGCTCCACCGGAACGGTGGTCAGCGCGGCGACGGACTGGCTTGCGCGACACGACCGGCACGCCGTCACCGCGGTGGCCATCGCGCCCGACCTCGGCGAGCGCTACCTCGACACCGTCTACCAGACCAACTGGCTGCAGGACCTGTACGGCGATCAGATACTCGAAACCGTGGACACCGCGGATACCGTACAGGCGGACGCCCTGTCCCAGGAGGCCTAG